A section of the Lineus longissimus chromosome 1, tnLinLong1.2, whole genome shotgun sequence genome encodes:
- the LOC135487385 gene encoding uncharacterized protein LOC135487385 — MGRKPNFSDAEKIRLIEAYDARKGLLVGKFSSNVSSRRKHDAWLEITDNVNSRNPHVVREMTELQKKWQNLTSAMKDEYREYKKALGKTGGGPPPKEPSIISQKVAAVIGEDDPSVYGIDGGFDSGAPKPKIATSVNTVPRLNITHSVATNDSSFSENEEENQTESFLQEPKMRTQKRKASSSLGCASAALASTSTKFQRLVQPSPVRSSLPNPCPPLPKNTEKDKTLKNLGNTDEMVVLQKELLASEKERCALEMDKLKLEKEKLVLEIKLLKMKTSKMEKEMENASVNSFQANDENIFTQL, encoded by the exons ATGGGGAGGAAACCGAACTTTTCTGATGCGGAAAAAATCCGCCTCATTGAGGCGTACGATGCTCGGAAAGGGTTACTAGTGGGGAAGTTTTCGTCAAATGTTTCATCGAGGCGCAAACATGATGCTTGGCTTGAAATAACAGATAACGTAAATAGTCGAAATCCGCATGTTGTGCGAGAAATGACAGAACTACAGAAAAAGTGGCAGAATCTGACATCAGCTATGAAGGACGAATATAGGGAATACAAAAAAGCGCTAGGAAAGACAG gtGGTGGACCCCCTCCTAAGGAACCGTCGATAATTTCACAGAAAGTTGCAGCTGTTATTGGCGAAGATGATCCATCCGTATATGGTATAGATGGCGGCTTTGATAGCGGTGCACCGAAACCTAAAATCGCTACATCAGTAAATACTGTCCCGCGCCTGAATATCACCCACAGCGTTGCAACCAACGACAG ttctttcaGCGAGAATGAGGAAGAGAATCAAACTGAGTCTTTTCTTCAAGAACCCAAGATGCGGACACAAaaacgaaaagcttcatcatcCCTTGGTTGTGCCTCGGCAGCCCTCGCCAGTACCTCAACTAAATTCCAAAGATTGGTGCAGCCTTCTCCTGTGAGGTCTTCATTGCCTAATCCTTGCCCACCGCTTCCCAAGAACACTGAAAAGGATAAAACCCTAAAGAATTTAGGAAATACGGACGAGATGGTAGTACTGCAGAAAGAACTGCTTGCTTCTGAGAAGGAAAGATGTGCGCTCGAGATGGATAAGCTTAAActtgaaaaggaaaaattgGTTCTAGAAATtaaattgttgaaaatgaaaacaagtaagatggagaaggagatggaAAATGCTTCTGTAAATTCATTTCAGGCAAACgatgaaaacatatttacacagttgtaa